Proteins from a single region of Sphaerochaeta globosa str. Buddy:
- the rsxA gene encoding electron transport complex subunit RsxA, whose product MSYIAILLTFIFINNFILVQFLGLCPFIGVSKNSENAIGMGASVTFVTTVASVVTWAIYYFLLVPFNLQYLQTLTFILVIASLVQLLEMVIQKISPALYKALGIYLPLITTNCAVLGIALINISNSYNVMEAFTAGLAAGLGFTLAIVLMSNIRERLDLQPVRRAYRGMPIAFISAGLMALAFMAFDKSLITNLHLV is encoded by the coding sequence ATGAGCTACATTGCAATACTACTCACATTCATTTTTATCAATAACTTCATTCTTGTGCAGTTCTTGGGCTTGTGTCCGTTCATCGGTGTCTCCAAGAACAGCGAGAATGCCATCGGTATGGGTGCTTCGGTTACCTTCGTGACCACGGTAGCCTCAGTGGTTACTTGGGCTATTTACTACTTTTTATTGGTGCCTTTCAATTTGCAGTACCTGCAGACGTTGACCTTCATTTTAGTCATCGCCAGTTTGGTACAGCTGCTTGAGATGGTGATACAAAAGATCAGCCCTGCTTTGTATAAGGCACTGGGAATATATCTTCCTCTCATTACCACAAACTGTGCAGTGCTTGGTATCGCATTAATCAACATCTCCAATTCCTATAATGTGATGGAAGCCTTTACGGCAGGTCTGGCAGCAGGTCTTGGATTCACCCTTGCTATTGTGTTGATGAGCAATATTCGTGAACGTCTTGATCTACAACCGGTACGCAGAGCGTATCGCGGCATGCCTATTGCTTTCATCAGTGCAGGTTTGATGGCCTTGGCATTCATGGCCTTCGACAAGTCCTTGATCACCAACCTGCATCTCGTATAA
- a CDS encoding RnfABCDGE type electron transport complex subunit B, with protein sequence MNILFAIIVVAVLGGIFGFGLSYAEKKLAIKKDPRILALEPLMPGANCGVCGYAGCNAYAAAVALGEAEIGLCSPGGSSLVAKMAEIMGTKIEAGGDTRRKVAHVMCKGNTEFTVKDYNYEGLLDCNAASLLFAGDNNCKSGCMHLGSCIKVCPVGAISKDKDGYIIVDEKLCISCEKCVAICPNGVMQMIYEDSEYVIDCNSHEPGGKVRKQCTVGCIGCKICETKYPESGCKVDRFLSTFDQMLPHGQIEEAAQACPTKIIIKR encoded by the coding sequence GTGAATATTCTCTTTGCAATTATTGTGGTAGCCGTCCTTGGCGGCATATTTGGATTCGGCCTCTCGTATGCGGAAAAGAAACTTGCAATCAAGAAGGATCCGAGAATACTCGCCCTTGAACCCCTTATGCCCGGTGCCAACTGTGGTGTCTGTGGGTATGCTGGATGCAATGCGTATGCGGCAGCGGTTGCTTTGGGCGAAGCCGAAATTGGCTTGTGCAGCCCCGGTGGTTCTTCCTTGGTGGCCAAAATGGCTGAAATCATGGGAACAAAGATTGAAGCCGGTGGCGATACTCGCCGTAAGGTTGCCCACGTCATGTGCAAGGGTAACACTGAATTTACGGTAAAGGATTACAACTACGAAGGACTTCTTGACTGTAATGCTGCGTCCTTGTTGTTTGCAGGAGATAATAACTGCAAGAGCGGATGCATGCATTTGGGCAGTTGTATAAAAGTTTGTCCTGTTGGGGCTATCTCCAAGGATAAGGATGGGTATATCATAGTTGATGAAAAACTTTGCATCAGCTGTGAGAAGTGCGTCGCAATCTGTCCGAATGGGGTCATGCAGATGATCTATGAGGATAGTGAATATGTAATCGACTGCAATAGTCATGAGCCGGGTGGAAAGGTTCGAAAACAATGTACGGTTGGATGTATAGGATGTAAGATTTGTGAAACCAAGTATCCCGAATCCGGATGCAAAGTCGATCGATTCCTTTCTACCTTTGATCAGATGCTCCCGCATGGCCAAATAGAAGAGGCTGCCCAGGCGTGTCCGACCAAAATAATCATTAAGCGGTAA
- a CDS encoding alpha-amylase/4-alpha-glucanotransferase domain-containing protein, which yields MHHTEGSSLQLSLGIPVLEWLELTQQPVNLLLADLARSGKVELLTGSYHQTILSLLSPKDRSNQIELTTTYLRKRYGQRSKTLFCYAQAFNPQYINTMNLCCVDNLVISSYDCDKPKQEFSEPFSMQEMGKSISIFPTSTAINALVYTYARKEISFGNLLDQIQSVFDRKPAFLMAMINLDQLMQGGINEEQTTELFRLLMNYGPETIEEVHTLEAIPKKGYLQAGWYGFDSIKTNLCCINDLFVKDESFAYLYGRYTSLVECARTYKKDKDVRKRLEQLIQKVSTGTVYLCDANASMLRSSVRKLFWRYISEADSILSSLKDYSYPVVTDFDHDELDEYLVIGKYLSCVVDSKGGSLAELTYLPSLYNYGDGLSPLQGFGSSKNNQHPSIAGKKQRLFSDVFLSSEAVLDEYSKVQEHHCLDMSSTVYNLCVLDRRNTEYRAVACTGQSDIIGGELEISKHFKLRQNTVLLDVTLSNLSDHPVSFLYGCEIPLSIASLKSPISFLQLENKKNVQYDEAEIILKQVKSIRMFDEPNSTSLTLVADTRFTLLKEDYTIEIATVLGEEQLYQHTLFMTSWPIQLESGAEKKITLGLRVERK from the coding sequence ATGCACCATACAGAGGGTTCATCCCTGCAACTTTCACTGGGTATACCGGTGCTGGAGTGGCTGGAGTTGACTCAACAGCCGGTTAACCTTTTGCTTGCCGATCTTGCCAGAAGCGGCAAGGTTGAGCTTTTGACCGGCTCCTATCACCAAACCATTCTCAGCCTGCTCTCCCCGAAGGACCGTTCCAACCAGATTGAACTTACTACAACCTATCTGCGTAAGCGATATGGTCAGCGTTCAAAAACCTTGTTCTGTTATGCACAGGCATTCAATCCTCAGTATATCAATACGATGAATTTGTGTTGTGTTGACAACTTGGTTATTTCTTCCTACGACTGCGATAAGCCGAAGCAAGAGTTTTCCGAGCCTTTTTCCATGCAGGAGATGGGCAAGTCCATTTCAATTTTTCCAACCAGTACGGCGATCAATGCCCTTGTATATACTTATGCACGCAAAGAAATCAGTTTTGGAAATCTATTGGACCAAATACAGTCTGTTTTTGATAGGAAACCCGCTTTTCTTATGGCAATGATCAATCTGGACCAACTAATGCAGGGTGGCATCAATGAGGAACAGACGACTGAGTTGTTCCGATTGCTGATGAACTACGGGCCTGAAACTATCGAAGAAGTGCATACCTTGGAAGCTATTCCGAAGAAAGGGTATTTACAGGCAGGGTGGTATGGCTTTGATTCAATAAAAACCAATCTTTGCTGCATCAATGACCTGTTTGTGAAAGATGAAAGCTTTGCCTATCTGTATGGCAGGTATACCTCGCTGGTTGAGTGCGCCCGCACCTACAAGAAAGACAAAGATGTTCGAAAGCGCCTTGAGCAATTGATTCAGAAAGTCTCTACAGGAACGGTGTATTTGTGTGATGCAAATGCATCCATGCTTCGAAGTTCAGTAAGAAAGTTATTCTGGCGGTATATCAGCGAAGCTGACAGCATCCTCTCATCATTGAAGGATTATTCCTATCCGGTCGTTACTGATTTTGACCATGATGAACTTGATGAGTATTTGGTTATCGGCAAGTACTTGAGTTGTGTGGTTGATTCCAAAGGCGGAAGTCTTGCTGAATTGACGTATCTGCCTTCACTGTATAACTATGGGGATGGTCTATCTCCTTTGCAAGGGTTCGGCAGCAGCAAGAATAATCAGCATCCTTCCATCGCTGGAAAGAAACAACGCCTGTTCAGTGATGTGTTTCTTTCCTCTGAGGCAGTATTGGATGAATACTCGAAGGTACAGGAGCATCACTGTCTGGATATGAGTTCGACTGTATACAACCTTTGTGTTCTTGATCGCAGGAATACCGAATACCGTGCGGTGGCCTGTACCGGTCAATCAGATATCATCGGAGGGGAGTTGGAGATTTCCAAACATTTCAAGCTCCGACAGAATACTGTGTTGCTCGATGTCACCTTGTCCAACCTGAGTGACCATCCTGTCAGCTTTTTGTATGGTTGTGAAATACCTCTCTCCATTGCATCCCTAAAAAGTCCGATTTCCTTCCTTCAGCTCGAAAATAAGAAGAATGTACAGTATGATGAAGCTGAGATTATCTTAAAGCAAGTGAAATCAATCCGGATGTTTGATGAACCAAACAGTACTTCCCTTACATTGGTTGCTGATACCCGCTTTACCTTACTCAAAGAAGACTATACTATTGAAATTGCCACCGTCCTCGGCGAGGAACAACTGTATCAACATACGTTGTTCATGACTTCTTGGCCCATCCAATTGGAGAGCGGAGCGGAGAAAAAAATTACCCTTGGACTCAGGGTGGAACGAAAATAA
- the rsxE gene encoding electron transport complex subunit RsxE has product MKANVKEFTKGIFKENPVFVIVLGLCPTLGVSTQVSNAIGMSAGVMFVLLFSNIFISALRKVIPASIHIPAYIVIIASLVTIIEMVMHAFVPAVYSALGVYLPLIVVNCIILGRAEAFASRNTVLDSILDALGMSIGFALGITLIALIRELFGSGTITLFPVGTFGGVINIPWFYDNPIRVLSLAPGALLLMGFLKAFFDWNTSRKKDR; this is encoded by the coding sequence GTGAAAGCTAACGTAAAAGAGTTCACCAAAGGAATTTTCAAAGAGAATCCGGTGTTTGTCATTGTTCTTGGATTGTGCCCGACCTTGGGCGTATCCACACAGGTGTCAAATGCCATCGGCATGTCGGCAGGTGTTATGTTTGTACTGCTGTTCAGCAATATTTTCATCTCAGCCTTACGCAAAGTGATTCCTGCAAGCATCCATATTCCTGCCTACATTGTCATCATTGCAAGTTTGGTTACCATCATCGAGATGGTGATGCATGCCTTTGTCCCTGCAGTGTACAGTGCTCTTGGTGTCTATCTTCCCCTGATTGTTGTTAACTGCATCATTCTTGGAAGGGCTGAGGCTTTTGCAAGCAGGAATACTGTTCTCGATTCCATCCTGGATGCATTGGGAATGTCGATCGGGTTTGCCTTGGGTATTACCTTGATCGCTCTCATTCGTGAACTGTTCGGCTCAGGGACCATTACCTTGTTTCCTGTTGGAACCTTCGGTGGTGTTATCAACATTCCCTGGTTCTATGACAATCCGATCCGTGTTCTGTCACTCGCCCCTGGTGCATTATTGCTTATGGGTTTCTTGAAGGCTTTCTTCGACTGGAACACCTCACGAAAGAAGGATAGGTAA